Proteins from a genomic interval of Candidatus Korarchaeum sp.:
- a CDS encoding methylenetetrahydrofolate reductase, with amino-acid sequence MEIGIEIVPSSLPRFLRSLSSIIGHADFISLPECPFGRPLPSPLVLSVVAKSLGLEVIPNYRVMDRSELGFISEIMALSEVGIRRVVIVRGDLPSIGMPTSLNPVRAIELVKEHGIDIEVGVATFTKPSDTLRAKIEAGADFVVTQPIQDVGELSELIDFLGDIPIYTMIMPGLEDLDLSVLREMGLNEVRDVDYKALLRDISRTKVRGVIISSPKGISKALEILR; translated from the coding sequence TTGGAGATAGGTATAGAGATAGTCCCCTCTAGCCTCCCAAGGTTTCTGAGATCCCTCTCGAGTATAATAGGCCATGCTGATTTCATCTCCCTCCCAGAGTGCCCCTTCGGGAGGCCTCTCCCATCCCCTCTCGTACTCTCAGTGGTAGCTAAAAGCTTAGGGTTGGAGGTCATCCCGAACTACAGGGTAATGGATAGGAGTGAGCTGGGTTTCATCTCTGAGATAATGGCCCTCTCCGAAGTCGGCATAAGGAGGGTAGTCATAGTTAGGGGCGATCTACCATCCATAGGGATGCCAACATCCCTGAATCCAGTGAGGGCTATAGAACTGGTAAAGGAGCACGGTATAGATATCGAAGTGGGTGTAGCGACATTCACAAAGCCTAGCGATACATTGAGGGCGAAGATAGAGGCAGGAGCGGATTTCGTGGTCACTCAACCCATACAAGATGTCGGGGAGTTATCCGAGCTGATAGACTTCCTAGGGGACATCCCCATCTATACTATGATAATGCCGGGGCTGGAGGATCTAGATCTCAGCGTCCTCAGGGAGATGGGGCTGAATGAAGTGAGGGATGTAGATTATAAGGCTCTCCTCCGAGATATAAGCAGGACTAAAGTGAGAGGTGTGATCATAAGCTCTCCAAAGGGGATATCTAAGGCTCTGGAGATCCTGAGGTGA
- a CDS encoding isocitrate/isopropylmalate dehydrogenase family protein — MPRIAVIPGDGVGPEIIDAVIPVLETLSDLMNLPLDLRFFEAGDETKRKRGVALPEETLNGVMNSDATLMVAIGESAREVILPLRQKLDLYVNLRPAKSYPVPRAIPGFDLTIVRENTEDLYVMSGWRGQDTAVDLRIITRRASERICRFGYRYARGKGKSRVYVVHKANVLGGCMLFREVCSRVAEEEGFDYREMYVDSAAMRIAMDRPFDVIITTNMFGDILSDLAAAFIGGLGMYPSANIGESRAIFEPVHGTAPEIAGKNIANPMATILSVAMMMGWLGHEGGSKLIEEAVRRACELGYTTPDVGGSMRTKEVGLKISEIMREICGSINF, encoded by the coding sequence ATGCCGAGGATAGCGGTAATACCCGGGGATGGCGTTGGTCCTGAGATAATAGATGCGGTCATTCCGGTGCTGGAGACCCTCTCAGATCTGATGAACCTGCCACTCGACTTGAGGTTCTTCGAGGCCGGGGATGAGACGAAGAGGAAGAGGGGGGTCGCCCTACCCGAGGAGACGCTAAATGGCGTGATGAATTCGGATGCCACGCTCATGGTAGCTATAGGGGAGAGCGCTAGAGAAGTCATACTTCCTTTGAGGCAAAAATTAGATCTCTATGTTAACTTAAGGCCGGCAAAATCATATCCAGTCCCTAGGGCCATTCCGGGATTCGATCTAACTATAGTAAGGGAGAACACTGAGGATCTATATGTGATGTCCGGCTGGAGGGGGCAGGATACTGCTGTGGACTTGAGGATAATAACGAGGAGAGCTAGCGAGAGGATATGCAGGTTCGGTTACAGGTACGCTAGGGGGAAAGGGAAGTCAAGGGTTTACGTAGTTCATAAGGCTAATGTCTTGGGAGGATGCATGCTCTTCAGGGAGGTTTGCTCGAGAGTAGCTGAGGAAGAGGGTTTTGATTACAGAGAGATGTATGTGGATAGCGCTGCCATGAGGATAGCGATGGATAGGCCTTTCGATGTCATAATAACGACCAATATGTTCGGAGACATACTATCGGACCTAGCTGCCGCATTCATAGGGGGACTGGGCATGTACCCGAGCGCTAATATAGGGGAGAGTAGGGCTATATTCGAGCCCGTCCATGGGACAGCTCCTGAAATAGCTGGGAAGAACATAGCGAATCCAATGGCAACTATACTCTCCGTCGCTATGATGATGGGATGGCTGGGTCATGAGGGGGGATCTAAGCTCATAGAGGAAGCCGTTAGGAGGGCTTGCGAATTAGGTTACACGACTCCGGATGTGGGGGGCAGCATGAGGACTAAGGAAGTTGGCCTTAAGATCTCGGAGATCATGAGGGAGATCTGTGGATCGATTAATTTTTGA
- a CDS encoding tetrahydromethanopterin S-methyltransferase subunit H, which yields MEPALMVASIFYKGDRRVSDHGRGIFDEGGERRLVEADLEAARSLNIPYALDVMISSAEAAEPYLKFASSFNVPIFVDGISPEVRIRSYRKVKELGIQDLAVANAIYPDTGREELEAIRESGIRSAVLVAFDPRDALESMKKENKLKIIREKLLPKAEGACLDDFMIDVVVLDPASIHIAAESLSFLKEHGYKVGCAPANALSFLSKKRYGDDAYPMLISALAYLRMRGADFLIFGPAGRLRGIVKGIALLESFLALEKGVPRDRLKKHPFVILKELQKTFQEISKG from the coding sequence ATGGAGCCAGCCCTCATGGTAGCTTCTATCTTCTACAAGGGGGATAGGAGGGTCTCGGACCACGGCAGGGGGATATTCGATGAGGGAGGGGAGAGGAGATTAGTCGAAGCTGATCTAGAAGCTGCTAGATCTCTCAATATCCCCTATGCATTAGATGTCATGATATCTTCGGCGGAAGCAGCTGAGCCTTACCTCAAGTTCGCCTCGAGCTTCAATGTCCCTATATTCGTCGATGGCATAAGCCCCGAGGTGAGGATACGCTCCTACAGGAAGGTAAAGGAACTGGGGATTCAAGATCTAGCTGTAGCTAATGCTATCTACCCTGACACTGGGAGGGAGGAACTTGAGGCGATAAGGGAATCCGGAATAAGGTCAGCAGTACTAGTGGCCTTCGATCCTAGGGATGCTCTGGAGAGCATGAAGAAAGAGAACAAGCTCAAGATAATCCGTGAGAAACTCCTGCCTAAAGCTGAAGGAGCTTGTTTAGATGACTTCATGATAGATGTAGTGGTCTTAGATCCGGCTTCCATTCACATAGCTGCTGAATCCCTGAGCTTCCTCAAGGAGCACGGATACAAGGTAGGCTGCGCCCCAGCCAATGCCCTATCGTTCTTGAGTAAGAAGAGGTATGGGGATGATGCATATCCGATGCTGATATCAGCTCTAGCTTATTTGAGGATGAGGGGTGCTGATTTCCTCATCTTCGGACCCGCGGGAAGGTTACGTGGGATAGTTAAAGGGATAGCCCTGTTAGAGTCGTTCCTAGCTTTGGAGAAGGGAGTTCCGAGGGATAGATTAAAGAAGCATCCTTTCGTCATACTCAAGGAACTTCAAAAGACATTTCAAGAGATTTCAAAGGGATAG
- a CDS encoding 2-isopropylmalate synthase — protein sequence MRIFDTTLRDGEQTPGVSLTCSEKIEIAEALNELGVDVIEAGFPITSEGEAESVREIAKSIAEIESVSRAEVCALARCNFKDIDIAVDSGVDSVHVFIATSPLHREYKLKMSKDGVLRKAVEAVEYAKSRGVIVEFSAEDATRTELDFLIQVFKAVEEAGADRVDIPDTVGVMTPVAMKYLVSRVVSELRVPVSVHCHNDFGLAVANSLAAVEAGAQQAHVTVNGLGERAGNASLEQFVASLHYLYGVKTRIDLTKLREVSELVEKLTGIQVPPNYPIVGDNAFSHESGIHVHGVLEHPGTYEPLMPEAVGMRRRIVLGKHSGRHAIEEAVRKLGYDARGEEIEEIMRRVKGYGDRGIKVTEKLFGRIVAEVMGGREGARKLEVGEWLVVTGSGITPSAWIRAKVGGRDIRSWGWGVGPVDALSNALRSIEGIPNFRLSRFKLNATSKGTDAPGEVYVKIESNGITAEGYGISEDIVRASLEALLDSLNKVMSDENSSGEDTE from the coding sequence GTGAGGATCTTCGATACTACGCTTAGAGATGGGGAGCAGACACCTGGCGTCTCCTTAACTTGCAGTGAGAAGATTGAGATAGCTGAGGCTTTAAATGAACTAGGAGTCGATGTGATAGAGGCCGGATTTCCGATAACGTCTGAGGGCGAAGCTGAGTCAGTGAGGGAGATAGCTAAGTCTATAGCTGAGATAGAATCAGTGAGCAGGGCTGAGGTATGCGCCCTCGCTAGATGCAACTTCAAAGATATAGATATAGCTGTGGACTCCGGAGTAGATTCAGTTCACGTTTTCATAGCCACTTCCCCGCTTCACAGGGAGTACAAACTCAAGATGAGCAAGGATGGTGTTTTGAGGAAGGCTGTGGAAGCAGTAGAGTATGCTAAATCCAGAGGCGTCATTGTGGAATTCTCAGCTGAGGATGCGACGAGGACTGAGCTCGATTTCCTGATCCAAGTTTTCAAAGCCGTTGAAGAGGCTGGCGCGGATAGGGTGGATATCCCGGATACCGTGGGCGTGATGACTCCAGTAGCTATGAAGTACCTCGTCTCCAGAGTTGTCAGTGAGCTCAGAGTCCCGGTAAGTGTGCACTGCCACAATGACTTCGGTTTAGCTGTAGCTAATTCCTTAGCAGCAGTAGAGGCTGGAGCTCAACAAGCTCATGTGACTGTGAATGGACTGGGGGAGAGGGCTGGAAACGCCTCCCTGGAGCAGTTCGTAGCTTCCCTCCACTACCTCTACGGGGTCAAGACTAGGATCGATCTGACGAAGCTCAGGGAGGTATCTGAACTCGTTGAAAAACTGACCGGCATCCAGGTCCCGCCTAACTATCCGATCGTTGGGGATAATGCTTTCTCCCATGAGTCGGGGATCCACGTGCACGGGGTCCTGGAGCATCCGGGGACTTACGAGCCCCTGATGCCCGAGGCCGTGGGGATGAGGAGGAGGATAGTCCTGGGGAAGCACAGTGGGAGGCACGCTATAGAGGAAGCCGTCAGGAAGTTGGGATACGATGCTAGGGGTGAGGAGATAGAGGAGATAATGAGGAGGGTGAAGGGTTACGGGGATAGAGGCATAAAGGTCACGGAGAAGCTGTTCGGCAGGATAGTGGCTGAGGTCATGGGGGGAAGGGAGGGCGCCAGGAAGCTAGAAGTGGGGGAGTGGCTCGTCGTCACTGGTAGCGGGATCACTCCATCGGCTTGGATAAGGGCCAAAGTTGGAGGAAGGGACATAAGGAGCTGGGGTTGGGGAGTCGGTCCCGTCGATGCCCTATCCAATGCTCTGAGATCGATAGAGGGCATACCTAATTTCAGGCTCTCTAGGTTCAAGCTCAACGCTACTAGCAAGGGGACGGACGCCCCTGGAGAGGTTTACGTTAAGATAGAGAGCAATGGGATCACTGCTGAAGGATACGGGATAAGCGAGGATATAGTAAGAGCTAGCCTGGAGGCCCTGCTGGATTCCCTGAACAAGGTGATGAGCGATGAAAACAGCAGTGGAGAAGATACTGAGTAG
- a CDS encoding 3-isopropylmalate dehydratase large subunit — MKTAVEKILSRASGRDAEAGDIVEAEIDVYMIHDPMGALVDDALRDLCGEPRHPERVVAVQDHFVPAKDIESANLSKRLREFCSKWGVKYHYDVGWGICHAVLPEEGHAAPGDVIVGTDSHMPTLGALGAFSVGIGATEMAAALIMGKLWFRVPETILVKLDGSLPEMVFAKDIILKLISMIGVDGANYKALEFNGSVLKAMEMDERFVLTNMSVEAGAKTAIIPVDDVTLSYLNGRLRRAPRPEYSDDGSHSDEISIDVSSLEPLVAIPHSPANVKPASEVDAEIDQAFIGSCTGGRLKDLEVAARILRGRRVKEGVRLIVIPASRRIYLEALRRGIIDILIESGATIGPPSCGPCLGAHLGVLAEGEVAISTSNRNFRGRMGHPESRVYLASAATVAASAVEGRIVDPRVIV; from the coding sequence ATGAAAACAGCAGTGGAGAAGATACTGAGTAGGGCATCAGGTAGAGATGCTGAGGCCGGCGATATCGTTGAGGCCGAGATAGATGTTTACATGATTCACGATCCCATGGGGGCTCTAGTTGATGATGCTTTGAGGGATTTATGCGGGGAACCGAGGCATCCAGAGAGAGTGGTAGCTGTCCAAGATCACTTCGTCCCGGCTAAGGATATAGAGTCAGCTAACCTCAGCAAGAGGCTCAGGGAGTTCTGCTCGAAGTGGGGAGTTAAGTATCATTACGATGTGGGATGGGGCATATGCCACGCGGTCCTGCCCGAGGAGGGTCACGCAGCCCCCGGTGATGTCATCGTGGGCACGGATTCCCATATGCCCACTCTAGGGGCCTTAGGGGCTTTTTCGGTCGGAATAGGGGCTACTGAGATGGCAGCAGCATTGATCATGGGGAAGCTCTGGTTCAGGGTCCCCGAGACTATCTTAGTTAAGTTGGACGGCTCCCTCCCTGAGATGGTCTTCGCTAAGGACATCATATTGAAGCTCATCTCTATGATAGGAGTAGATGGAGCTAATTACAAAGCTCTGGAGTTCAATGGGAGCGTTTTGAAGGCTATGGAGATGGATGAGAGGTTCGTCCTCACGAACATGTCCGTCGAGGCCGGAGCTAAGACCGCGATAATACCTGTCGATGATGTGACGCTCTCCTACTTGAATGGGAGGTTGAGGAGGGCTCCCAGGCCTGAGTACTCCGACGATGGGAGTCACTCTGATGAGATCTCCATTGATGTAAGCTCACTGGAGCCGCTAGTTGCGATCCCGCATTCGCCTGCAAATGTCAAACCGGCTTCCGAGGTGGATGCTGAGATAGATCAGGCTTTCATAGGCTCCTGCACCGGAGGGAGGCTGAAGGATCTCGAGGTAGCGGCCAGGATCCTCAGGGGGAGGAGGGTCAAGGAGGGGGTTAGGCTCATCGTGATACCCGCGAGCAGAAGAATATACCTAGAGGCCCTGAGGAGAGGTATAATCGATATATTGATTGAGAGCGGAGCTACAATAGGACCTCCTAGCTGCGGTCCCTGTCTTGGGGCCCATCTCGGAGTTCTGGCTGAGGGGGAGGTAGCTATATCCACATCCAACAGGAACTTCAGGGGGAGGATGGGCCATCCGGAGTCGAGAGTGTATTTAGCCAGCGCAGCCACAGTAGCGGCTTCCGCCGTTGAGGGCAGGATAGTGGATCCGAGGGTGATAGTGTGA
- a CDS encoding CDC48 family AAA ATPase, which translates to MIVADIIKQADFGRGIVRLDPEIMKQLDLTSGDYLRIYGSRVTHCRVMPSVSMDVGTRYIRMDKIVKGNAGVRTGDKVRVRPVDIGEASKVVLAPQDHMIRVAPDFHTWVKRRLLDFAVTKGDVVLIPIFQRFISLIVVSLTPGTYGKIGPNTIIEVRESPVELARVVLPTITYEDIGGLKDAIQRIREMVELPLRHPELFRHLGIDPPKGVLLYGPPGTGKTLLAKAVANESNAHFISISGPEIMSKYYGESEKRLREIFEEAEKNAPSIIFIDELDSIAPNRNEVTGEVERRVVAQLLALMDGLKGRGEVIVIGATNRPEAIDPALRRPGRFDREIEIGVPDREGRKEILLIHTRNMPLADDVDLDRLADITHGFVGADLAALVREAAMAALRRVLPKIDLDAESVPLEVLEELKVTMNDFMEALKIVQPSALREISIEIPNVTWEDVGGLEDVKRELREVVELPLKNPDAFKRMGIEPPRGVLLYGPPGCGKTLIAKAVANESEANFISVKGPELLSKWVGESEKAVRMIFRKARQVTPAIVFIDEIDSLFPRRGIHADSGVSERVVSQMLTEIDGIHPLRDVVVIGATNRPDLIDPALLRPGRLERLVYVGPPDFQSRYQILKVLTRKVPLAKDVDLRSIALMTERYSGADLAALVREAAMAALREDINAERVESRHFEIALSRVKPSLTDEILKYFEEIKKTLRAATIPEERKEETYVY; encoded by the coding sequence TTGATAGTAGCCGATATAATAAAGCAAGCTGACTTCGGCAGGGGAATAGTCAGATTGGATCCGGAGATAATGAAACAGTTGGACCTAACGAGCGGGGATTACTTGAGGATCTATGGATCTAGGGTCACCCACTGCAGGGTGATGCCCTCTGTCAGCATGGACGTGGGCACTAGGTACATAAGGATGGATAAGATAGTGAAGGGTAACGCTGGAGTTAGGACGGGAGATAAAGTGAGAGTGAGGCCCGTGGATATAGGGGAGGCATCTAAGGTAGTATTGGCTCCCCAGGACCATATGATAAGGGTCGCCCCCGATTTCCACACTTGGGTGAAGAGGAGGCTCCTGGACTTCGCCGTGACGAAGGGGGATGTTGTGCTCATACCCATATTCCAGAGGTTCATATCCCTCATAGTCGTCAGCCTGACCCCCGGGACTTACGGGAAGATAGGTCCAAATACGATAATAGAGGTCAGGGAGTCCCCGGTTGAGCTAGCGAGGGTAGTGCTCCCCACTATAACTTACGAGGACATAGGAGGCTTGAAGGATGCCATCCAAAGGATAAGGGAGATGGTAGAGCTTCCTCTTAGGCACCCTGAGTTATTCAGGCACTTGGGGATAGATCCACCTAAGGGAGTATTGCTCTACGGTCCTCCTGGGACTGGCAAGACTCTGCTAGCTAAAGCTGTGGCTAACGAGAGCAACGCCCACTTCATAAGTATCTCAGGCCCCGAGATAATGAGCAAATATTATGGTGAGAGCGAGAAGAGGCTGAGGGAGATATTCGAGGAAGCTGAGAAGAATGCTCCATCGATAATATTCATAGATGAGTTGGATTCCATAGCCCCGAATAGGAACGAAGTTACGGGTGAGGTTGAGAGGAGAGTAGTAGCTCAGTTATTGGCCCTGATGGATGGGTTGAAGGGCAGGGGCGAAGTCATAGTGATAGGAGCTACTAACAGGCCTGAGGCCATAGATCCTGCTCTGAGGAGGCCCGGTAGGTTCGATAGGGAGATAGAGATAGGAGTGCCCGATAGGGAGGGTAGGAAGGAGATACTGCTTATACACACTAGGAACATGCCCCTAGCTGATGACGTTGATCTCGATAGATTGGCCGATATAACTCACGGCTTCGTTGGAGCTGATCTAGCCGCTCTAGTTAGGGAGGCAGCCATGGCGGCTCTGAGGAGAGTACTTCCTAAGATAGATCTAGATGCTGAGAGCGTACCGCTAGAGGTACTTGAGGAGCTTAAGGTGACGATGAACGATTTCATGGAAGCCCTTAAGATAGTCCAACCATCTGCCCTCAGGGAGATCTCCATAGAGATACCGAACGTCACTTGGGAGGATGTCGGAGGGCTGGAGGATGTCAAGAGGGAGTTGAGAGAGGTCGTAGAGCTACCCCTCAAGAACCCCGATGCCTTCAAGAGGATGGGGATAGAGCCTCCTAGAGGGGTCCTCCTCTACGGACCCCCGGGATGCGGCAAGACGCTGATAGCTAAAGCAGTAGCTAACGAGAGCGAAGCTAACTTCATAAGTGTCAAAGGGCCCGAGCTCCTCAGTAAGTGGGTTGGGGAGAGCGAGAAGGCTGTTAGGATGATATTCAGGAAGGCCAGGCAGGTGACTCCAGCTATAGTCTTCATAGATGAGATAGACTCCCTATTCCCGAGGAGGGGAATCCATGCCGATTCTGGAGTTAGCGAGAGAGTAGTGAGTCAGATGCTGACTGAGATAGATGGGATACACCCGCTCAGGGATGTAGTGGTCATAGGAGCTACTAATAGACCGGATCTGATAGATCCGGCTTTATTGAGACCAGGAAGGTTGGAGAGGCTAGTATACGTCGGCCCTCCGGATTTCCAGTCCAGATACCAGATATTGAAAGTGTTAACGAGGAAAGTGCCCTTAGCTAAGGATGTAGATCTTAGGAGCATAGCTCTGATGACGGAGAGGTACAGCGGCGCCGATCTAGCTGCTTTAGTAAGGGAAGCTGCTATGGCAGCTCTGAGAGAGGATATAAATGCTGAGAGAGTGGAGTCGAGGCACTTCGAGATAGCATTGAGTAGAGTGAAGCCGAGTTTGACGGATGAGATATTGAAGTACTTCGAGGAGATAAAGAAGACCCTCAGAGCTGCGACTATACCGGAGGAGAGGAAGGAGGAGACTTACGTCTACTGA
- the leuD gene encoding 3-isopropylmalate dehydratase small subunit (catalyzes the isomerization between 2-isopropylmalate and 3-isopropylmalate in leucine biosynthesis): MRGRAIKYPDNVDTDVIIPARYLKHGSDPEILRGHAMEDLDPLFHQKVRERRIIVAGRNFGCGSSREQAVLALKYSGIELIIAQSFARIFFRNSINLGLPVMEVPEASIIEDNEYLEADLEKGRVYLPERGIELIGTKIPEFMMSILRAGGIVPYLRGMRGCRG; the protein is encoded by the coding sequence ATAAGGGGGAGAGCTATAAAGTACCCTGATAACGTCGATACTGACGTCATAATCCCGGCTAGATACTTGAAGCATGGCTCTGATCCCGAGATCCTGAGGGGTCATGCTATGGAAGATCTAGATCCTCTATTCCATCAGAAGGTCAGGGAGAGGAGGATAATAGTGGCTGGAAGGAACTTCGGTTGCGGATCGAGTAGGGAGCAAGCGGTACTAGCGCTCAAATATTCGGGGATTGAGCTCATCATCGCTCAGAGCTTCGCTAGGATATTCTTCAGGAACTCCATAAACTTGGGGCTTCCGGTCATGGAAGTTCCAGAGGCATCTATAATTGAGGATAACGAATATTTAGAGGCGGATCTTGAGAAAGGTCGCGTGTACCTGCCTGAGAGGGGGATAGAGCTCATCGGAACTAAGATCCCAGAATTCATGATGAGCATACTGAGAGCTGGAGGCATAGTCCCTTACCTCAGGGGGATGAGGGGATGCCGAGGATAG
- a CDS encoding FprA family A-type flavoprotein, translating to MTFIVRDIAEGVILFRILNRVTEKFENFWPIPKGTSYNFYIVRGKDRTALIDGADARFSDEFFRALEERIEVEEIDYVITQHSEPDHSGTLAEVMRRASGAELLGTKQALAIGASLSNYPLERAREIRDSERLELGGKTLRFVVAPMIHWPDTMMTFLEEDRILFTCDLFGSHGASEKVYFDEDDFELADYYASILMPFSAMVTNALQKVRALEPRVLAPSHGALHRHVDPILRTYEDWASWKPKGRALIVVGSQYGNSETLAREAADGLREEGIEATLVDSSYAHPDDLLALTLESSAILIVSSTHNGRPFLGVRYYLDLLEEYKPKNRVFGVIGTFGWGGGAGKYIKDFLESLKIPVVAYMEAKGKPGERELKEAREIGKLLAIEAKKLLK from the coding sequence GTGACGTTCATCGTGAGGGATATCGCCGAGGGAGTCATCCTCTTCAGGATATTGAATAGAGTGACGGAGAAGTTTGAGAATTTCTGGCCAATTCCAAAGGGTACGTCTTACAATTTTTATATAGTGAGGGGGAAGGATCGAACAGCTCTTATAGATGGGGCTGATGCCAGATTCTCCGATGAGTTCTTCAGGGCCTTAGAGGAGAGGATCGAGGTAGAGGAGATAGATTACGTGATAACTCAGCACTCGGAACCCGATCACTCCGGTACTCTGGCTGAAGTCATGAGGAGGGCCAGTGGAGCTGAGTTACTGGGCACGAAGCAGGCTTTAGCTATAGGAGCCTCTCTCTCCAATTACCCTCTCGAGAGAGCTAGGGAGATAAGAGATAGTGAGAGGCTCGAGCTCGGTGGAAAGACCCTGAGGTTCGTAGTAGCCCCTATGATACACTGGCCCGACACCATGATGACCTTCCTGGAGGAGGATCGCATATTATTCACTTGCGACCTCTTCGGATCCCACGGAGCGAGCGAGAAGGTCTACTTCGATGAGGATGATTTCGAGCTCGCGGATTATTACGCCTCGATACTCATGCCCTTCTCAGCCATGGTAACTAACGCTCTCCAGAAGGTGAGAGCTCTCGAGCCGAGGGTCTTGGCCCCGAGCCACGGCGCCCTCCACAGGCATGTAGATCCCATACTGAGGACTTACGAGGATTGGGCATCTTGGAAGCCGAAAGGCAGGGCTTTGATCGTAGTAGGAAGCCAATATGGGAACTCAGAGACCTTAGCGAGGGAGGCCGCTGATGGATTAAGGGAGGAGGGGATCGAGGCAACTCTAGTCGATAGCTCTTACGCCCACCCCGACGATCTGTTAGCGCTCACGCTGGAGTCATCAGCTATACTCATAGTGTCCTCTACTCACAATGGGAGGCCCTTCCTAGGTGTGAGGTATTATCTAGATCTACTGGAGGAATATAAGCCAAAGAATAGGGTCTTTGGTGTCATAGGGACTTTCGGGTGGGGAGGAGGCGCTGGTAAGTATATAAAAGATTTCCTGGAATCCCTCAAGATCCCAGTAGTAGCTTATATGGAGGCCAAGGGGAAGCCCGGGGAGAGGGAGCTCAAGGAGGCAAGGGAAATAGGGAAGCTCCTCGCTATCGAGGCTAAGAAGCTCCTGAAGTGA
- a CDS encoding fumarylacetoacetate hydrolase family protein, which produces MRLLSFKHKGSLDYGVIIDDEVIPSSELSMKIGKKLPPTLEELIRLPVIDEVISLPDRSFGRTIKVEEVEILRPISNPPKIICLGRNYVEHAAETGSSPPEEPIIFMKPRTALNDPFSDVIVPDDYTKEVDYEGEIAFVMKRGGRRLSGREAKASILGYMAFDDVTARDLQRRDKQWVRGKSIDGFAPIGPWIDVSADFDELEILTFVNGELRQRASSGEMIFKPWEIIEILSKGMTIEPCDIVATGTPSGVGAFSNPPRLLNHSDIVEVEVKGVGRIRNRIVFESKLS; this is translated from the coding sequence ATGAGACTGTTGAGCTTCAAGCACAAGGGCTCGCTGGATTACGGAGTTATTATAGATGATGAAGTGATACCGTCGAGCGAGCTATCGATGAAAATTGGGAAGAAGCTGCCTCCGACCCTGGAGGAGCTCATAAGGCTTCCGGTAATAGATGAGGTGATAAGCCTCCCGGATAGGTCATTCGGGAGGACAATAAAGGTAGAGGAAGTTGAGATCCTGAGGCCGATATCGAATCCTCCGAAGATAATTTGCTTGGGGAGGAATTACGTCGAGCACGCTGCTGAGACCGGTAGCAGCCCTCCGGAGGAGCCGATAATATTCATGAAGCCCAGGACGGCGCTCAACGATCCCTTCTCCGATGTCATAGTGCCCGATGATTACACGAAGGAAGTCGATTACGAGGGGGAGATAGCATTCGTGATGAAGAGAGGCGGGAGGAGGCTTAGCGGCCGTGAGGCTAAGGCTTCGATACTCGGGTACATGGCTTTCGATGACGTCACAGCTAGGGACCTGCAGAGGAGAGATAAGCAATGGGTGAGAGGGAAGAGTATAGATGGATTCGCCCCAATAGGCCCTTGGATAGATGTAAGTGCGGATTTCGATGAGCTTGAGATACTCACTTTCGTCAACGGTGAGCTGAGGCAGAGAGCGAGCTCCGGGGAGATGATATTCAAGCCTTGGGAGATAATAGAGATATTGAGTAAGGGGATGACTATAGAGCCCTGCGACATAGTGGCTACGGGCACTCCATCTGGTGTAGGTGCCTTCTCGAACCCTCCGAGGCTCTTGAATCATAGCGATATCGTGGAAGTGGAGGTCAAAGGGGTCGGCAGGATCAGGAACAGGATAGTGTTTGAGAGCAAGCTATCTTAA